Proteins from one Thaumasiovibrio subtropicus genomic window:
- a CDS encoding competence protein CoiA family protein, translated as MTLIPFALREADQELVDVHEVPRGRKSGCICPSCKTPLTARQGDVNEWHFAHATKAVNDKTEKECEYSFPVSVRLMLHQLLQGQLDITLPSYEDTIEEHSTLTGRQLTHTFPITESKTVTVTNVQSDTQFEGTSVDAVANVGDYTIVFYCTYQGRSVPWSLVPPHHEKCGVVAIELCETLALFQEKKSKETTYKDVLIEFLKEGTEFKRWVYHPRYDKCLKAAQSALHAQVSEHNADYQLLFSGQEEVSDNQRYAEFVDFLHGPQRKVTSTKCIFYCEECGECWEGDSHRYCPNCKTYLYTKVLEE; from the coding sequence ATGACGCTCATTCCTTTTGCATTGCGAGAAGCAGATCAAGAACTTGTGGATGTCCATGAAGTGCCGCGAGGGCGCAAGAGTGGCTGTATTTGCCCCTCCTGTAAAACGCCACTGACAGCGAGGCAGGGTGATGTTAACGAATGGCACTTTGCTCACGCGACGAAAGCGGTAAACGACAAAACAGAGAAAGAGTGTGAGTATTCATTTCCGGTGTCTGTGCGTTTGATGCTGCATCAATTGCTGCAAGGCCAGTTGGATATCACGCTTCCTAGCTACGAAGATACGATAGAAGAACACTCGACACTCACAGGTCGCCAACTTACCCATACTTTCCCAATAACAGAGAGTAAAACCGTCACGGTAACGAACGTTCAATCTGACACCCAGTTTGAAGGCACAAGTGTGGATGCGGTGGCAAATGTTGGTGATTACACGATAGTTTTTTATTGTACTTACCAAGGGCGATCCGTTCCTTGGTCGTTGGTGCCGCCTCATCATGAAAAGTGTGGCGTGGTAGCGATTGAATTGTGTGAAACCCTCGCGCTGTTTCAAGAGAAGAAAAGCAAAGAGACAACATACAAAGATGTGTTAATCGAGTTCTTGAAAGAAGGCACCGAGTTTAAACGCTGGGTCTATCATCCGCGTTATGATAAATGCCTGAAAGCAGCGCAGTCAGCACTGCACGCTCAGGTCTCTGAGCATAATGCCGATTACCAGCTCTTGTTTTCAGGCCAAGAGGAGGTGAGTGATAACCAACGATACGCAGAGTTTGTTGATTTTCTCCATGGACCCCAACGAAAGGTGACTTCAACTAAGTGCATCTTTTACTGTGAAGAGTGTGGTGAGTGTTGGGAAGGGGATAGCCACCGCTATTGCCCAAACTGTAAAACCTATCTTTATACCAAAGTGCTTGAAGAGTGA